A portion of the Thunnus albacares chromosome 23, fThuAlb1.1, whole genome shotgun sequence genome contains these proteins:
- the LOC122975421 gene encoding uncharacterized protein LOC122975421, with amino-acid sequence MCCCVLLFVVVFFDLLLCFPICRCDVHFRATVLNLQNNQTPAVSSYDIRSFIEHTTHGEKMFKCASPPSLSCTSPLSLSCNHPVPVHLKSWSHWSLGSCAAVSSGSRVPVVPAFPGRPDLHFPKLQWCRPQSLQQHPQWLCPLRGPSFAFPVGLQPDLQRGSTFAFPFPVGLESDFQRVSAFAAGLQPNLRSSSSCSFTLQSDLCHLSCTLVALLSDFCCLSCTLVVLLSDLCRLQPSAIAPALRLPG; translated from the exons atgtgttgttgtgttttgttatttgttgttgtgttttttgatttgctgttgtgttttcctaTTTGTCGTTGTGATGTGCACTTCAGGGCCACTGTACTTAATctacaaaataatcaaactccAGCTGTCAG CTCATATGATATAAGATCATTCATTGAGCACACTACACATGGGGAAAAGATGTTCAAATGCGCCAGTCCCCCGTCCCTGAGCTGCACCAGTCCCCTGTCCCTGAGCTGCAACCATCCTGTCCCTGTCCACCTGAAGTCGTGGAGTCACTGGTCATTGGGTTCCTGTGCGGCTGTTTCCTCTGGCTCCCGGGTCCCTGTGGTTCCTGCTTTCCCAGGAAGGCCAGATCTCCACTTCCCGAAACTCCAGTGGTGTCGCccccagagtctgcagcagcatccccagTGGCTTTGCCCCCTGAGGGGCCCATCCTTCGCCTTCCCCGTTGGCCTGCAGCCTGACCTCCAGAGGGGTTCCACCTTCGCCTTCCCCTTCCCTGTTGGTCTGGAGTCCGACTTTCAGAGGGTTTCTGCCTTCGCTGCCGGCCTGCAGCCCAACCTCCGGAGCAGCTCCTCATGTTCATTCACCCTCCAGAGCGACCTCTGCCATCTGTCCTGCACCCTGGTCGCCCTCCTGAGCGACTTCTGCTGTCTGTCTTGCACCCTGGTCGTGCTCCTGAGCGACCTCTGCCGTCTTCAGCCTTCAGCCATTGCCCCTGCCCTCCGGCTGCCCGGCTGA
- the LOC122975419 gene encoding zinc finger protein RFP-like → MAANSLFSEEVLCDVCTETKLKALKSCLVCLTSYCETHLELHQKITVMTRHKLIDPVKNLKDRMCKKHDRPLELFCKTDQICVCQSCAESDHKRHHIIPMIEEYEGKKAELGKTETDVQQMIEERRLKIQQIKQSVKFSKEDADRETADSEKVFTDLIQSIKRDLAQLIAMIEEKQKAEKQAEGLIKELEEEISELMKRCAEVEQLLRTEDHLQFLQSFSSLNPAPPTKDWTDVRVHSSYEETVRRAVAQLKDTLSKELEKLRVHFELRRVQQFAVDVTLDPDTAHPYLILSDDGKQVSHGDVKQILPDNPERFSSALGVLGKQRMSSGRFYFEVQVKEKTDWILGVSRESINRKGYFMLSPENGHWTVGLMKGNEYKALAGPSVCLPLRSKPEKVGVFVEYEEGLVSFYDVDAVALMYSFTDCTFTEKLCPYFNPSHNADGENSPPLIICPVSNTS, encoded by the coding sequence ATGGCAGCCAACAGTCTCTTTTCTGAAGAAGTTCTCTGTGACGTCTGCACTGAAACCAAATTGAAGGCCTTGAAGTCCTGCCTGGTGTGTCTGACTTCAtactgtgagactcacctggagcTTCACCAGAAAATCACAGTTATGACAAGACATAAGCTGATTGATCCTGTGAAGAACCTAAAAGACAGAATGTGTAAGAAGCATGATCGACCTCTGGAGCTGTTCTGCAAGACTGAccagatatgtgtgtgtcagtcctGTGCTGAGTCAGATCACAAGAGACACCACATCATTCCTATGATAGAGGAATATGAAGGGAAGAAGGCTGAGCTGGGAAAGACAGAGACTGATGTTCAGCAGATGATTGAAGAGAGACGACTGAAGATTCAGCAAATCAAACAGTCAGTAAAGTTCAGCAAGgaagatgcagacagagagacagcagacagtgagaagGTCTTCACTGATCTGATCCAGTCTATTAAGAGAGATCTGGCTCAACTCATTGCAATGATTGAAGAGAAGCAGAAagcagagaaacaggctgaaggtctcatcaaagagctggaggaggaaatCTCTGAGCTGATGAAGAGATGTGCTGAAGTGGAGCAGCTCTTACGTACTGAAGACCACCTCCAGTTCCTCCAAAGCTTCTCATCCCTGAACCCTGCTCCACCcaccaaagactggacagaCGTCAGAGTTCACTCATCATATGAGGAGACTGTGAGGAGAGCTGTGGCTCAGCTGAAGGACACACTCAGTAAGGAGCTGGAGAAGCTGCGTGTTCATTTTGAGCTGAGGAGGGTCCAGCAGTTtgcagtggatgtgactcttgATCCTGATACAGCACATCCTTatctcatcctgtctgatgatggGAAACAAGTCAGTCATGGTGATGTAAAACAGATTCTTCCAGACAATCCAGAGAGATTTTCCTCAGCTTTAGGTGTGTTAGGAAAGCAGCGTATGTCTTCAGGAagattttactttgaggttcagGTTAAAGAGAAGACTGACTGGATTTTAGGAGTGTCCAGAGAGTCAATAAACAGGAAGGGCTACTTTATGTTGTCCCCTGAAAATGGCCATTGGACTGTGGGCTTAATGAAGGGAAATGAGTACAAAGCTCTTGCTGGTCCATCAGTCTGTCTCCCTCTGAGGTCAAAGCCTGagaaggtgggggtgtttgtggaaTATGAGGAGGGTCTGGTCTCCTTCTATGATGTCGATGCTGTAGCTCTCATGTATTCCTTTACCGACTGCAccttcactgagaaactctgCCCATATTTCAATCCCTCTCATAATGCTGACGGTGAAAACTCCCCCCCTCTAATCATCTGTCCTGTCAGTAACACAAGTTAG